The window ggaggaggaggaggagtgaaaACTAGAGGAGGGCGAAGGAAGCGAGGCGCGACACTGCtcggggagaggagggcagagaggagcGAGGCGCGGGCAGAGGCAGCTCCGGCTGCGAGAGGAGGGAGCGCGGCGCAGAGAGGAGGGGCTTGCGGGCCCGTAGAAATGTCAATCAGAGCCCGGAGCCCCGGGAATCTCCGCCAATCTGTTCGGACCTGACCTGgctcctcgccgccgccgccgccgccgccgccgccgccgccgcggagcAGATCAATAGGCGAACGCGGAGCGCAGCAGCGCGGGAGGCAGCGCGGCCCCAGCCCGGCCCAGCCCCCGATGCGCGCCGGAGCCCGCGGGCGGCGCTGAGCTGGGCGGCCCCGGGGGCCGGGCCCCCTCTCCGTCCGTGCCCCGCGGGCCACCATGTCCTTCCCCCAGCTCGGATACCAGTATATCCGCCCGCTCTACCCACCCGAGCGCCCGGGGGccgccggcggcggcggcggcagcgcgggggcccggggcggcccGGGAGCCGGAGCCTCGGAGCTGGCCGCCTCGGGGTCCCTGTCCAACGTGCTCTCCTCCGTGTACGGGGCGCCCTATGCCGCGGCCGCAGCGGCTGCCGCCGCCGCCCAAGGCTACGGTGCCTTTCTGCCCTACGCCGCCGAGCTGCCCATCTTCCCGCAGCTGGTAAGCGCCCAGGgagccgggggggcggggggagggtaAGAGTCGGGGCGCGGGACAGGGTGAGCGCGCGGCAGTAACGAGCGGGGCCCAGGCCGGGAGGGTGGAGGCGGAGACGGCCGGGGCTCACCCGCGCGCCCTCCGCGCGTGTCCCTTCCCTCTCCATGTGCGTGCAGGGCGCGCAGTACGAGCTGAAAGACAGCCCGGGGGTGCAGCAtccggccgcggccgccgcgtTTCCGCACCCGCACCCCGCCTTCTACCCGTATGGCCAGTACCAGTTCGGGGACCCGTCCCGTCCCAAGAACGCCACCCGGGAGAGCACCAGCACGCTCAAGGCCTGGCTGAACGAGCACCGCAAGAACCCCTACCCCACCAAGGGCGAGAAGATCATGCTGGCCATCATCACCAAGATGACCCTCACCCAGGTGTCCACCTGGTTCGCCAACGCGCGCCGGCGCCTCAAGAAGGAGAACAAGATGACTTGGGCGCCCCGCAGCCGCACCGACGAGGAGGGCAATGCTTATGGCAGCGAGCGCGAGGAGGAAGACGAGGAGGAGGACGAAGAAGACAGCAAGCGCgagctggagctggaggaggaggagctcgtgggggaggaggaggacacgGGGGGCGAGGGCCTGGCGGACGACGACGAGGACGAGGAGATCGACCTGGAGAACTTAGACGGCGCGGCCGTGGGGCCTGAGCTCGCCTTGGCCGGGGCGGCGCACCGGGACGGCGACCTCGGCCTGAGACCCATCGCAGACTCCAAGAATAGCGACTCGGACGACAGCTCGGAGGGCCTGGAGGAGCGTCCGCCGCCGGTGTTGAGTCTGGCCCCAGCGCCACCGCCGGTGGCCGCGGTGCCGCCGTCCCCGCCCTCGCCTCCTGCGGGCCTGGACCCCTGCGCTCCCGCGCCGGCGCCCGCCTCGGCCCTGCAGAAGCCCAAGATCTGGTCCCTGGCCGAGACGGCCACGAGCCCGGACAACCCGCGCCGCTCGCCCCCGGGCGCTGGGGGCTCCCCCCCCGGGGCAGCCGTCgcgcccccagccctgcagctctcgcccgccgccgcggccgccgcggctcACAGACTCGTCTCGGCGCCGCTGAGCAAGTTCCCCGCTTGGACCAACCGGCCGTTCCCAGGCCCGCCGCCGGGCCCACGCCCGCACCCGCTCTCCCTGCTCGGCTCGGCCCCTCCACACCTGCTGGGACTTCCCGGAGCCGCGGGCCACCCGGCCGCGGCCGCTGCTGCCTTCGCTCGGCCTGCGGAGCCCGAGGGCGGAGCAGGTGACTACGGGGCGCGGGCCGCGGAGCGCAGGGGTGGGCTCGGGtcgcgcgggggcgggcgggggcgggcgggggcgcgcagGGCCCCGGGGGCGCAGGGCGCTTTCCGCGGCCCTGACTGCGGGACTGGAGCGCTCTAAAGGCCCTCCTTTTTCTTGCCGGCTCCCCTTAGATCGCTGTAGTGCCTTGGAAGTGGAGAAAAAGTTACTCAAGACAGCTTTCCAGCCGGTGCCCAGGCGGTAAGAGACCCCGCggtgcggggggggcggggatggtgggatgggcggggggggggagggcccaACGCGGAGGCACACGCGCGCCTTTCGCCCCCGGGGGAGCGCAGCCGGGACGCGCTTTAGAAAGGGGCCGGAGCGCGGGGCCCTGGGTAGTCCCCGCGGGCGCACAGCCGGCCCCGAGGTCCCGGTCCTGGCCCCCGGGCGCGGCCCAGGGTGCGGCTCGCTGGGCACCCGAGCCCGGCGGGCCCCTGGAgcgggcggcggctccgggaAGCCCACCTGCAGGCCTCCCGGCCGGGCCCCGCGATCTGCCGCCCTCCCGCCCTCGTGTGGGTGAAGGCCGACGTCCACAGCTGGCCGGCGTCTGACACGGAGGCGCCTCCCAGCCCCCGGCCTCAGCCCCAGCCTGGGTCTCCGGGCCTGGGCAGCGTCGGTGCTCCGAACTTGCCTTTGCTACCATTGCTTCTCTCTTCCAGGCCCCAGAACCACCTGGATGCCGCCCTGGTCCTATCGGCTCTCTCCTCGTCctagtacttatttttaaaaattttaaatcgttgtaataattgtaaaaaaaaaaaaaatcgctctGTATAGTTATGACTTGTAAGCATGTCCGTGTATGaataccttaaaaagaaaactaaacaaaaaacaaaaaagaaaaaaaaataaaacaagtcccCCTGAGTCCTCCCCAAGTGGCTTCTGTACCCCACATTAGCAGAGTTTGTgagggtttttggtttgtttttgtttttgtttttgtttttttggttcgGTTGATTTTGGGGGGTGGAGTCTCCGTGAGAATAACCGTGTCTGACTTTTTttgtatatacagaaaaatgtacatatgtgtgAACCAAATTGTACAAGAAAGTATCTATTTTTGGCTAAATAAATGAGCTGTTGCCACTTTGACTATAACCCGCctgtctgcccccaccccaccccccacgaCGGATCGGCTtggtttttgttgtgttttgtttcatccactccccccacgcccccacctTTGAGGAGTCGCTGTGATAAGCGGAAAAGGAGGAGAGTCAGGACCGTGTGATCGGGAGAGCGCAGAGGCCGAGGAGACACAGCAGTGGCGGGCCCTGGGGTTGCCGCTGGAGGTGAGGCAGTTGGAGGGAAGTACGTGGGGCGCCCCGTGGGAAAGGGCAGGGGAAGCCTCAAGATGCCCTCGGAGGAGCCCGGGCAGTTGGGCCCACCTGCCTGTCCGCTGGAGCCACCGAGGGTTCTTGGGGCCTGCTCCGATGACAAAGCAGAAAGACTCAGAGAAGGGTCTGGATGCAGAAGGGTTAGGCTGGAGGTTCTCATCACTCTCGGCCCCATTCGTAGAGACAGGCACAACTGAGGGGTTCTCAGTCTTCTGTAAGGGCATGTGCCGGCTCAGTTCAAGCCTCTTCCAACCTCATTGCACCCTAGactcctccttacagatgagagGGTGCCGGGTGGTGGTAGCAGAGGGTGGGTaccaggagcagggagcctaggGATGAACATCCTTTCCTCTCAGGGACTGCGCCCAGGGCGAATTGAGTTGGGGGGCCCGTGTCCTGGTAGCATCGGTTTGTCTTGGCACCCCAGGGGGTTTTCCGCAAGTGCTCCAGAACGACGGCTGTCTGGGGGTCCCggtgggaggggggcgggagTGTTGGGCCGCTGTACCTCTGCAGCCGGGACTCAGGCTCCCAGCCGACCAAGGGGTGGGCGGCCTGGGGGAGGGAGCCGAGAAATTTGGGGCTGGAGCTCCCTCTACAGGACAAAAGGGCCACTCAGCGCCTACCTCGGCGGCCTCTCCAGCCAGGCCGGTGGCCActagccccctcctcctcctgttgttttctctttcagtGGCCGGCGGCCCAACTTTGACTTGAACAAGTTGTAGGGAGCGCCAGAAGAGTGCCGCCTCGGGGCATGAAGCGGAGGGTACCTCTTTTTGCATCTCCTTCCTCGTGATTAGTTAGTAAATTTAGAGGGTGGCCAGATACCAGGCGTTTctcacccactcccacccccttgTGCAGAGCCTGTGACAATCCTGCAGGTCTCCTGGGAGGTTTGGGAAGCGCTTGCATGCCTGAAGCCACAGAACAAGGCAGGCATTCTATTTATAGTACCCCTTccaggttggggagggggagcagaccTGGATCCTAAATGCCCAGGCAGCTGCCTGCATGGCCCCCAAGGAACCTCActgaggctggggaggctgggtgTGGTGGCCCCCCAGGGGCAAGGGGGAAAGAGGGTCTGTTGGCATCCCGTGTGTTAGTAAGTGGCCTTTCCCAGAGGACTGGTGAAGCAGAGGCTGCTTTCTGAGCACAGACCTTCCAAGCAAGGCTGGGGGCTCCCCCTCTAGCCCTTTCCCCAGAAGTGGGAGATGTCTCTTCGGGCTCCGTCCCCTCCCAGCTCTTTATTAATGGTGTTCATGGGATTCAGATGCCTTCCCAGATCTCAGGTGGAGGCTgtggttcagctcaggtcctgggcaAGGCTCCCTGCCCCATGGAACAGGCTCCAATCGTCTGGGCCTGGAACCTCAGAGACCAGGGCCCCGGGCCAGACAGAGGTCTCTGCTGTTAGCCTGAGTGCCTATAGGTgggcagcccccccacccccgtagcCTGTCCACTAGTGCCTCCCGAGCTCCACTGTGGCACAGATCTAGTTCCCCGGTCTATGTACGTCCTGTGAAACTCTGGGCAGATAATTAACTTCTCTgcactgtttcctcatctgtaagatgggagtAATGCCACCTACCTCGCAGGATGTGCGGGTGAGATAAAGCTCGTCCGGGGCTGGCCTGGGGTCACAGGGGTAGATAGCCCGGGTCTGATTAATACTCTATTCCAGAATCTCAGACGGCTCTCTTCAACTCTTCAGCCAGAAGAGTGAGGTGTCGGCCATCAGGCACCACAGGACCCAGTTCAAACCAGGGAGAAAGGAACATCCTAGGTCAGGGTGGTCAGGGAAAGGGTGAGAAGGCAGGCAGCCTCTCTGCCCTGAGCACCCACCAGGGGAGGAGGAAATGCCTCTGTTCACagggaggtgggtgtggagaGGCCAACCTTGGAGAGATCTGACTCCCTGTGCTTGGCGTCTCTCTGGTGTAAACCCTGAGGCTTGCCCACTTCGTCAGGATGGTGGCCCTCCGATGAAACAGTCCTGCCTCTACGGAGcaggcagtgtgtgtgtggggggggggggggcaaggacaGCTGGCAGAGATCTGGGAGTGGCTCCATGTAGCTGGATCTTCTCCATCCCACAGAACACATGGGCCCTTCCCATGGCCCCAGATTGACCCCCATAGGATAACTTCgatcaaaacaaaaaagatcccATGGGCTTTCTAGccaaaagagggaagaagaagcaGCTCCCCTGCCCATTTCACCATTTCTGCATCCTCCTCCCCAAGccatcccctcctctccctcctctcaggGATCCTAGGAACTCTCTCCATCCATACTTTATTGTGTGgacctaaaattttaaaagggaaaaataggctGGAGGGAGTAcagttcagagagagagagagagagagagaggaggaagccagAGAGAATAAGGAGTAATAGAGAAAGAATGTCTGGGAATCTTATCCTGGGTCCTGATTAAGCttcaattagaaataaaatatgtcaatCACTCCTCCTGGAAGGGGTTCCTGCTGTCGGGGCTGGTTATGCAAAGCACGCCATGGTGTGTGGGGATAATCAATTAGGTCAGAGGAAGGAGTGTATGTCACCGCTTCCCTCATTATCTGCTcggagctggaggtgggggtgcatCACCGAGCCAGAGAGCCAGAGGAGAATAAAATTATCTCCCTAAGTGATGGCCCACCTCTGGGACTGGCACATTCATGATTTccaattgaatttattttcactGGAATACAGGGAGGAGGAAGCGGGGTCCAGTCAGAGGGCGACCTGGAAAAGCTACTGCGGTAGAGGCTTCCCCGGAGAATAAAGGGGGCTCCAGCCACTCACCTGCTCCAGGGGAGGCACGAGGAGAGGGCAAGGCCTCCCCAGCTGGGCTGATGGTCTCCAGGCCACCTGGAGAGTCCACTGTCTCAGGCCTGGGTTTTGGAAGGTGAGCCATAGGGATTGAATGCTTGGATGGGAATTGGATGTCAGACATCTTCACTGATTTGTTGGGACTTTTCATCAGGAACTCTGGCTGTGGGCCTAATATTTGTATCCTTCTAGAAATGTTGTCTGTATCTTCTAACTCCTAGCTGCATGTACCCTCTACTTCTGCCAAATGAAAGAGGGCAATCACGGGTACGTACAAATTATGTCTATGGGGCAGAGCTAACTTGAGCTTGAGGGGAGGCAGTGTCATCCCGACCTGGGCCTCCACCCTCACCATCTGCAAGGTAGAGGGGATTGGAGTCGATGAATCCAAGGTTGTCGCATGTTGGGCGTAAATAGAGGGAGCCCATAGCCTCTCTGGAGACTGCCTCCTGATCCTGATTAGCCACTGTCAGCGGATCCAGCCGGCCAATGTGACCACACTGAAAATGTCCATCTATTGAGCGGCCAACCTGGCTCACTTGCAGCTCCTGCTTCCTTCTCAACAGACGCTCCAGCCCCTCTGAAGACCATCCAGATTGTTTGCATGGAAAACCCCACAGGGTACCTCTTCCTGAGCGTGGGAGAGGTGGGTAGCCATGGCAAGAGGTCCCTAGGTAGAGCAGGGGTTCTCTGCTTGGCGATCCCCCCACTCCCAGGACATATGACCATGTCTGGAGACACTTTCCATTGTCCTGACTGTGGAAGGGTGCTGCTGGCATCTCATGGGTGGAGACCAGGGATGCCACTGACACCAGGGATGCTGCCCCACAGACACTGGCCAGCCCCGACAGCAGAGAATTAGGAGGTCCGAAATGTCCATAATGCCTCGGTCAAGAAACCAAGAGGGTGAAGGAGGGGAGAGGCGTCTGGGGCCATTAGAGCAGCGTGTTTTCTCCCAGAAAACTCAGCTGTGTGGAAGGGAAACATTAGGGGAGGATGCTAAGTGGGGCCACTTTTTGCTCTTTAAAACTCTGGGCCCTGGAAGGGGGCCGTGGGGATGGGCGAGCACAAGCACGCAACTTTGCCAGCCCGGGAAATAGAAGAGTAGGTCTCTGCTCCCTGAACCGCTGGAGGTGGGACCGTCtcaggagggagagacagactcctcTCCAAAGAGGATGTGTGTCTGGAAAGTTGGGGCCTTTCTCCCTGGATATTTATATCAGGAGCAGGTTACGGGAATGTTCTCGCAGATGAAAGCCTAACTCCTGTGGTTTGGCTCATAATAATTGCCACCTCTTAACTGCCGCCAGCCCTTCCTACGCATAAATGtctctatttatttacttgcttattttACCCCAGAGTGGGTGTGGGCGTGTGGGTGTgggtgcatgggtgtgtgtgtgtgtgtgtgtgtgtgtgtgtgcacgggtgtgtgtgggtgcatgtAGGAGTGCGGGTGTGCGtgcatgtggggtggggggtgcgtgTGGGTGTGTGTCCCGTgtcagggagcaggagggagacaAAGGCAGGGTAAGGTCTTACTCTGGCCCGGCCTGTCTAGGACGGGAAGGCTGTGATTTCATGGCTTTTGTGCTGGTGGGGAGCCCTGCATTCTCCCACTGCTCTGGGCCGCTAACAAGTGGGCCCGTAGCCCTCCGGGACCTTTGGAGTGCACTCATCTGAGAGATTGTGCTTTTCTCAGCCGCTCAGATTTATTTTGCTAAAGTTACAGGGCAATTATGGAAATGCGCCCTTTGAAGCTGGGctgatttctctttattttcttctccctgaCAAAGCAGAGCTTCCCTGCCTCTTgtgggctttttttcccccctgcttgctctctctctttctctctctctctttcctctttttttttttccctgataatTATTAGATAGCGGGAGTTTCCAggggtaattttaaaaaaatcttttgaacaGTGATAAAAATATGTGTAGATTAAAATGACATTactattattttgatattatgttattttttttttttatgggatttTGACGGCCAGCAGGGGAGAAATGAATTAATGATAGCAAGAGATAGGCCTCATGCTCAGATTGTGGGCCTGTGACATGCTGGCCTGCCTGAGGCCCCGAGTAGGGAGACCCTTGGCAACCTGGCAGGCCACCTGGTTGGCTCGAAGACTGGCCCAGCCTCCTGGGGCTCCCACTGGGCCCCCCAGAATGCAGAGCTCCAGGAATTTAACAGGATGAACGCCCTGCTCCCCCTTTCCTCACACCTCGGGGAGAAAGAGGCCCAGACTCAACAGAGCTGTGTTTTCTGGGCTTTGTACATTATTTATCACTGTTGCACAGAATCTGGAGGCTCTGTGTGAACCAACCCAACTTATTTCTCTATTCCCACCCCACTTTGCTTGACTTGACGCTGGGGTGTTGAGGAAAAGTGTCTGAAGCCAGATGGTGTCCACCTCAATGCCGGGGAGGCCTTCAATgcggaatggagcctgcttagtgttgggggtggggctcaatttctattttttagagcggctttgaagttttctttgcccatatttttctttgctccttccttcttccattctTGTCTTTGGGGTGAATGGCTCATGATCTGTACACAAATGCTGACAGGAAGTCTCGCCCCCTTCAAGAGCTGGGCATTGGCCTCAGTGGCCGGAGTGGAGGCCATGTCACCTCCTATTTCCTTCACCctctttcacaaaataaaataactaaaataaaacaaataaaatggggtTGAGTGCTTATTATTTGATAGGCCTGACCATTAACCATGCTAACTGCTTTCCATGAATTTTAGTTAATGCTCACAACCCCTCCTCAGGGAGACCTGATAAAGAAATGAAGGCTTAAAGAGGTCAGTTTAAGAGACTCTTCTGGTACGAGGAGAACATTCTATAGGTATGTAGCTGTCTGGATTAAAGGGGTaatataagggcacctgggtggctcagctggttacgcatctgccttcagttcaggtcatgatcctggggtcctgggatagagccccatgtcaggctccctgctcagtggggagtctgcttctccctctccctctgcccctcccccctgcttgtgcactctctctctctccccctctgtctaaagaaataaataaaatcttacaaaaataaataaaaatcaaggggTAATATACATTTGTTTGTACAAGGAGCTGGTGTGATTGCCTCGGGGAAAGGACCCAGGCAGCTGAGGGTCAAGGACAGGAGGATTGTTTTTCAGTCTTTATCCATTTGCTCCTTTTGAACCGTGTGACTGTGTTAATGCCTCAAGAagctttttagattttaaatgactaaaatgcgtgagagagagtgagaagataGACAGGCACACAGAAAGCCACTTCCCTGGATCCCAcagcactcattcattcactgaccCCTCAGGTAACCCTCCAGTACCACCCATATGTACCAGGCCAGGCACCTTGGGTGCGGTGGTCCAGAGGGTGGGCCCCGCCATCAAATTGTCttggtttaaatcccagctctgctactccctaactatgtgaccttgagctatTGActgcacctctctgagctttgccccctcataaaacagaaaaaaaaaatcattataattttaCCTCCCGCATAGACCATTGGGAGGATGAAATGAATTCATGTGCACTTAGAACAAGGTACCATGCAGAAGGATTTGCCTCGTGCATACTAATTACCTAGTCTATTACAAATGTTATTTGCATTAATGGTAACAACAACGACCCTGGGCAATGGGCATGATTGTCCCCCACTTTATAGGTAGGTCAGCCCAAACTCAGCCACTTGCTCAATGAAGCCGATGAGGGGTAGAGTCAGCATTCTGACCCCGTGTGCCACTTGCTTGGGATTCAGGGTAGAGTGCCCATTGGCTGTGACACCACTTTGCTCCTGCCCCACCTGCTTACCTGATCCATGTGGACCTGACCCTGTCTTGCTGGGGCCAAGATCCGAGGAAGCCCCCACACCCCGCCTCCCACTGCAGCCCCCCATTTCCACCACAAAGTCAGCAAAGTGCAAGGGCATGTGAATGGCTGTGTCACAGACACCACCTTGAGTCTGTGGcctttattatgaaaattttttttttattattacttatttatgatagtcacagagagagagagagagagagaggcagagacacaggcagagggagaagcaggctccatgcaccgagagcctgatgtgggattcgatcccgggtctccaggatcgcgccctgggccaaaggcaggcgccgaaccgctgcaccacccagggatcccgagtctgtggcctttaaattaaaattttaaagtaagtaCAGGACAGGATGAGGATCTCTGTCCACCTGTTCAATTCCTCCTCACCTTCGGTCCTGGTGGAGAGGGGCTCTCAGGACAGTTACACGCCAGTGGCTTGTTGTAAGCAGTCATCCTTCCAAATCTGTCTGCATGTGCTccttgcagcagcagcagcagcagcagcaatctGGGAGCGGTTAGAAATGCAGAAGTCCAGGCCCCTCACAGCTCCACTGAATCAGAATTGGTATCTTCCTAGATTCTCTGGGGGACGTGGGTGAATGTGTGAGAAGCACTGGTCCCTATGCCTTTCAATAAAACATGTGGCCCTTCCAGAACGGAGACAGGAACCGTCTCTGAGACTTGGACCTCTGTGGGATAGGCAGGATGGAGGATGCACGAGGGAGGGTGGAGcaaaggggaggaaaggaaggaatgagaGGGGTCAAAGGAGAAGGTACAAGGCTTCAACATGAGGCTGAATTTATCAGGACTAACGACATATTGTGCCCCTTCCTCTATTTTTAATCATGTTCAAGGTTGGCTGTGTGTAACAGCAGGCTCCTCATGGCCACAGCTTCTGCCCTTCCAGATATTTCATGGCATGTGGATATATGTAATTAGAAAATGTGGGACTTTATTAACAGGAGCTGATTTCTAACAGCATGCTTCATAGTGATCCCCACTAAACTTGGGCGATCTCATGAAGGGAGGGGTGAGTCAATATGTCGGCATCTACTGCTACataacaaccccccccccccaaaaaaaaaacacatgcagTGATAGGAGAGAACAAGCAGTCATTCTGAAACATGTTCTGTGCATCCGGATTTCAAGAGTAGCTTAGCTGGGTAGTTCTGGCCTGAGGTTTCTCATGGGGGTTACAGTCAAGATGTCAGGGCTGGCTGGAGTCATCTGGAAGCTTGGCTGGGTCTGAACATCCAATTCCAAAACAGTTTGCTCACACAGCTGTGGGCAGCAGTTCTCAGCTCCCTGCCACGTGAATCTGTCCACAGAGCAGCCTGAGTGTCCACAATATGGCAGCCCTCTGCCCCCAGAACAAGGGGCCCCAGAGGGACCGAGATAGAAGGCACAGTTCTTTTTAATCTCTCTTCAGAAGTCACACTGTATCATTTCTGCAATATTCTACTAGTCAGCCCTCTTCCATATGGAAGGGAACTATGAAAAGGCATGAATATCATGATGCAGAGATCATTGGGGCCATCTTGGAGCCTGGTTTCTACAGTCACTGACACATATGTGTGACTTAACTCAGCACCAGCTTTCCTTTCGAAGAAAAGACATTCCTGAGATCCTGAGCATCTGAGTGCCTGGGTGCCAGAGATAGAAATCCAGTTCAATAgccttttctaaaaaaagtttttgttggTTCATGTAACCAGGGAAGCCAAGggtggaagaaataataataatagtgtttaTTGATCACATGCTATGAGCTAAGTGCCTgctttaactcatttaatcctcacaaagaTTAAGAACTTGAAACCATCagtactttgtttctttcttttttaatttcagcatctACATCAGTGTTGGCCATCTTCTCAGAATTCCCCAGGTGGCAGGTATACCATCACCATTAACTCAGTGTCCGTGGCCTTGAGAGCTGGTGATccaaacaaagggaaagaaagaaacggTTTCAATTGCttcatttcagttataaaatCCCAAGGAAGAACTCTGATTGGCTCAATTTGGTCATGTGTTCATTACTGGGCCAATCACAATGGCCAGGGGTGTGGCAGGAAGAGGAAGTCCCTTGAAGGAAGATAGGGTACATCGTAGAAAGGGCAGATGGAAAGGGTGCAggatgggagagggaaagaagatcTGCAAAGAGGTTTGGGATGCAGGTGATGAGAGAGCCATCCGTCAGTACCTCAAAGGCCAGGATCCCAGGCTGGTTACTGCACGAAGGCCAAAATCAAAGGCAGACCACCTCAGCCCTTTCCGACCAGCAGATTCCATCTGACCGAGATGGACATGAGTCATGGCCCAACTTCTGGAGCTTCCCCACCTGAGTATCATCCCTAGGAAAAGAGCTGAGTGAAAGTACACCTGGAGATTCTGACGTCAGACCCAAAGTGGGGTACAAAAGTGCACATTCCCTTACGTCTTATTTTCTATCTTAGGAGCTTGCAACTCCATAATATTTCCctgtttgtctttttataaaaGTAGTTTTTCTTGAAAAGATCTTTAGAGCCCCCATGGGCCCTATGGCTTTGATACCTCCTGTGGAACTTCTGGGTACCATGGAGGTCTGCTGATGTGACTCAAGAAACTTGGAGGCAGGGGTCAACAAGAGCCAGATCCCAATGTCTTGGGAGGGTGACAAGGGAGAGAAGAATGGGGTTGGTCTGGGGGAGCTCCTGGGGACTCGTGTTTTGCTTAAAGTCAGTAGAATTTTAGGGCTTGGCATCCCCCCTTCTCTTCATGGTCCCTCTACCTCTTTTCCCCTCTGACACTTGAACCTGAGCTGAGGGATACACTTTGTCCTGGGAATTCTCTCGGTGCTTGGTGCATCCCAGAGCCTCATGTTACTGAGCACTAGATAAATATTCACCAAGTGACTTGCTGCTTTGGAATTTGATGATAAAATCAGGctcttcctaatttccttttgGGTCGTTAGGAcaatcttttgcaaatattttctaaaataagaattattaaaTACTCTAATTATAAATACCATTCTATAAAAATAGCTTAATAAGTGCCAAATAGAAGAAgtttaaatacaattataaagtGTAATCATTCTATTTTAGTacatgtgctgccgaagtgagcactaAAGTGTCATCATTATAAAAGAGTTACTAGGGTACTAGAGTTACCCTTTGTTCAGGTTTGCCATATGACAGTGACTTGTTGTCATGCTTTTCTTTGCCAAGTCAGCAAGAGAGTCTGGTTTGAGGGCAACAGTTATTCCATTTGT is drawn from Vulpes lagopus strain Blue_001 chromosome 8, ASM1834538v1, whole genome shotgun sequence and contains these coding sequences:
- the IRX3 gene encoding iroquois-class homeodomain protein IRX-3, which translates into the protein MSFPQLGYQYIRPLYPPERPGAAGGGGGSAGARGGPGAGASELAASGSLSNVLSSVYGAPYAAAAAAAAAAQGYGAFLPYAAELPIFPQLGAQYELKDSPGVQHPAAAAAFPHPHPAFYPYGQYQFGDPSRPKNATRESTSTLKAWLNEHRKNPYPTKGEKIMLAIITKMTLTQVSTWFANARRRLKKENKMTWAPRSRTDEEGNAYGSEREEEDEEEDEEDSKRELELEEEELVGEEEDTGGEGLADDDEDEEIDLENLDGAAVGPELALAGAAHRDGDLGLRPIADSKNSDSDDSSEGLEERPPPVLSLAPAPPPVAAVPPSPPSPPAGLDPCAPAPAPASALQKPKIWSLAETATSPDNPRRSPPGAGGSPPGAAVAPPALQLSPAAAAAAAHRLVSAPLSKFPAWTNRPFPGPPPGPRPHPLSLLGSAPPHLLGLPGAAGHPAAAAAAFARPAEPEGGADRCSALEVEKKLLKTAFQPVPRRPQNHLDAALVLSALSSS